The nucleotide sequence CGCCCGCATGGCCGCGAAGACCTGCCGCACCGCTTCCGCCTGGCCTTCCCCTTCGCCGGTCTGCTGCACCGCTGCCAGGGCGCACGCTTCCCCCGTGGCCGCCTCACGCTGCCAGGTTGCCCGGCCTATCCCCGCCCGGTCTTCGAGCCTCGCCACTCTTCGCCGCGTCATGCTCCCAGGCTGCCCGGCCACGTGACACCCGGCGAAGAGAAGACGGTCCCCGCCCGGTCTTCCCCTGACCTGTGGGCCTTCCAAAAACACCGCGCAAGTTGTCCGATATGTCCGGCGCGTAGGCCGGGGAAATGCACGGAACACAACGCCCCCACCGCGCCCGCGTGGGGCCTCCTGCTTCCTTCACGGCTCTGCGCGGGCGGGTCTAGTCCCGTCTTCCTTCGCCGTCACCCCCAGCACGCGGCACAGCGCCCCCTCGAAGCGCCACAGCGCCGCGCCCCACCGGGCCAGCCGGTGAACATCGGGGGAGAGGGGCACGCGCCGGGCTTGGGCGTCACACCACGAAGCGCACGCCTCGAAATAGGCCGCGAAGTCTTCCACCCGCCCGGCAGGGGGGCAGCCCAGGGGCACGCCGTCCGGGACATCGAGCGCCCCGTCTGCCCAGCCCAAAGCCTCTTCCTTCGCCGGGTGACTCACCGGCAGGTCTTCCGGCAACCACGCACACGCCCGCGCCATCCGGGCCACGGTGCCCGGGTCTTCGCCGTGTTCCAACACGCGGGCCGCGTCCTGCCAGGCTGCCCGATCAGCAGCGGACAGCCGGGCTTCTGCCGCTTTGATCTTCGCCCAATTCGCCTCCCGCACGGCTTCGCGCCGGGCCTCTTCGCGGGCTTCCAGGGCTTCGAGCCGGGCCAGCTTTCCGCGTGTCCTCATGCCTCACCCCCGCACAGGTAGGCCCACAGGCTCAGCGCCCGCACGTCCCCCCGTAGAGCTTCGGGCGCGTGCCGTGCCGCTGCCGCCAGGTCTTCCGGCATCACGTCTTTGCGCAGATGTTCCGGCAGGGCTTCCCACAGGCTCACTGCCCGCCCCTGCCGCACTTCCAGGCGCGAGAGCCTGCCGCGTAACGTCATACCGTCCCCCCTTCGCCGTACACCACGAAGACCCGGAGGGCCGGGACCGGGCCGGACAGGGCTTCCACGTCCGCCCGGCACAGCCGCACCCCGGCCCGCTGGAAGATGCCCGGCCTGTCTTCGTCTTCCTGCCAGACGTCCACGCCCTGCCCGCGTGGCCCGGCTTCCAGGGCTTCGAGCCGGCGAAGAAGGGAAGGTCTGCCCCGCCTCACGCCTGCCCCTCGAAGGCCAGGGCGTAAGCCTGCCGGGCCGCCGCCGCCAGGTCTTCGCCGTTACCGGAAAAGCCCAGCCTCCAGTACGCTTCCAGCAGTTCCGCATACCCCCGCGCCCCCTGTACCGTCACGCAGGCCTGGAGGTCTTCCGGCAGGGCCAGGCAGACGCGCCGGGCCAGTTCGCACAGGGTGTCCGCACCGGGCAGCGTCCGGGTGTGCCCGCTGTGCCTGGCCGCCCTGGCCGCGTGCGCCGCTTCCAGCACCAGGAGACGCTTTCTCTTCGCGGTCACGCTGCCCCCCTGCCCAGCCGGGGGCCGCTGTCTTCCTCTTCGCCGCTGGCCCCCTCAAGGGCCGCGATCCGGGCTTCAAGTTCCCCCACTTCCACAATGCGGGCGTAGGCCGCCGCGCCCTGTGAAATGGCGTGAATGGCCTTCAGGCTCAGGGCCGGGTCTTCCTCTTCGAGCAGCTCGCCCGCCCGCGTCAGTGCACGCCACAGCAACAAACGGGCGTCCTCGAGGGTGCCGGGCTTGCCGCGCCTCTTCCTTCGCCGGGCTTGCCGGGCTTCTACGGGGTCAGGGTTCATGGTGTACCTCCTGGCCCACCGTGGGGCCGTCTATAGACCGGGGGGGGATGCCCACCCCCCGCAAGACTTCGAGGGCGTCCCGCTCGCCTTTCGCGGTCAGCCTGCCGCCGCTTCCTGGGCCTGTAACGTGGGCTTTCAGGGCCACTTCACGCACCTGGCCGGGGTGGGGTTCAACCCGGCGAAGGAAGGCCGCCCGGACGGGGAGGGGCGTGTCTGTTTCAGACGGGAGGGCCAGGGCGTAGCCGTGGGGGTTCATCTCTTCGCCGGTCATGCTCTGGCCCCCGGCAGGTCCGGCAGGTCCGCGCCGTTATGGACCGCCCGGCCCACCCGGAAGGCCAGCAGGCGGCCCCAGATGGGCAGGAAGCCCCCGCGCATCAGCAGCCCGGCCCCTTCCAGGGTGTTTCTAGCCGCCCGCGCTTCCCGTGGCTGTGAGAGGGGCAGCCGGGCCAGGGCGCGGCCCACGAAGGCCACGCCGGACACGTCCCCCTGTGCGCCATACCAGTCCCGCAACGCTTCGAGCAGGACGCGGGCCTGTGCCGCCGTCATCTCTTCGCCGCTCACAGCCCCAGCCCTTCGCGGCGAAGGAAGGCACGTGCCACCGCCTCGCCCTGGGGCGTCAGCTTGCCCCGGTAGAGGTAGCCCAGCCCTGCCGCCGTGCTCAAAGCCACCCCCTGCCGCGTGGGGCGGCCCCGCAGGGCCAGCGCCCGCACCCGTGACCGCACCGGGCCGGGGGGCAGCGTCCGGGCGTAGGCGGCAAGACACGCCCATTCCACCCCCGTCACGGGGCCACCTGCCGGGGCTGTGGGGCAGGGCGAGGGGACGGGGCAAGGCGCTTCGCCCGGTAGCCCTGCCCGACGTCCTGCCCCTCTTCGCGGTAGGCCGCGCAACGGTGCCCGGCGTGGATTGCCAGCGGGGCCAGGTTGCCCGGCCAGGCTTCGGGGGGACAGCCGCACGTCCCCATGAGTGCGCCCCATTCCGGGGCCAGCTCGAAGCGGGCGCAGCTTCCGCAGTGGCCGGGCTGTGCCGCGACCCTCGCCCAGTCCGGGCGGGGCGGGCCTGCCTTCGTGGGGACGGGCGGCAGGTCTTCCCACGGGGCCACGGTAGGCGGCGAAGAGGAAGCCGGGGCCGCCTCTTCCTTCGCCGGGCTTCGCAGGGCTTCGAGAAGGGCAGGCTTCGCGGCCCGCACGGCCTCCAGCAGCTCAGCCGGGGGGCGGCCCCTGCCGGACAGGGCAAGGCCGTCCCCTGCCGGGGAAAGGGCCACGGTCACGCCCGCGTCTTCGAGGGCCGTCAGCAGCGCCCGCACAGCCTGGCCGCTCACAGCTCCACCGCCCAGGCTTCCAGGTCTTCGGGGCTGTCAGCGTCCGGCAGGGCCGGCGCGGCAGGGGCAGACGGCGAAGAAGAAGACGGGTCACTCTCCCTTAGAGTCCCCAGAGTCCCCAATTCATCAGAGAAATAATTTAAGTTGGGGACGCACCCAAACGCCGTGCTAGACGTGCTTTCTTCGCCGTGAGTCCCCAGAGTCCCCAAAGTCCCCAGAAATTCACCCCCCGTCCCCCGTGTAAGTTGCAACGTTACGAAATGCCGCCGCACGCCGTCCGGGGCTTTCCTCTTCGCCGTGTAGCGCACGCGCCCGCCCGCCTCCGTCTCGCACTTCATCAGCCCAGCCGGGGCCAGCCGGTCCCGCATGTTGCCGTAGAGCTTCGCCGCGTCCGGCAGCAGCCCAGCGGCCTGGCCCTGTACCGCCCGCTGTAAGGCTTCGTGCAAGCCGTCCGGCAGGAAGAGGCCCCAGTCCTGCCCGCCCTCGAAGACGTGATAGCCCACCATCACCGCGCCGGGGCGGGTCCGGTAGCTTTCTTCTTCGCCGTGTTCGCCCCGGTGCGTCACGCGCTGCCAGCCGCACAGCCCCGCCGCGTCCGCGTCCGGCTGGCCGCCCGTCTTCAGGTCTTCCAGGTACACCCGCCCCTGTGCCAGCAGCCCGGACAGCAGCGCGAGCGCGCGGGCCACCGGGTCCGCTTCCGTCAGGTGTTCACTCTGCCCCCTGGCCGTCTCCGAGAGGGCCGCCGTCACCCGTCCCCACAGGGCCAGGGCTTCGCCTTCCTTCACCGCCCCCACCTTCACGGCGAAGGACAGAAAGACTTCCCAGCCGTAGGCCAGCTCTGCCGCCGCGTCCCCGGTGCGCCCATGCTGGCCCCGGAAGTAGGGGGACAGTTCCCGCACGCGCCGCACGTGGGCCGGGCTGCCCACCCGCACCCCCTCGAAGCGGGCGGCCACGCCCTGAACGAAGGCGGCCAGGGCCAGCGCGTACACGCCCGCGCCCCCCTTCTCTTCTGCCTCGAAGAACGCCTTCGACTTCGCCGGGGAGTCAATCAGGGGCCGCCTGACTTCCACCATGACCAAACGGGCGCGGTTGCTGTGGCCGCGAGGCAGGTCTTCCGCAGATGTGGCGATCAGCCCGCGCGGGTACAGCGCCGCCCGCGTCTTCCGGTCAGCCGTGAGCGTTCCGCGCCCCGCGCCGTCTGCCGCGCCCTGAATCACCCGTGAGGCTGTGCCTTCCAGCCGCGCCCTATCCCCAGCACTCCCGGACGGCTTGAAATCGTCAATCACGAAGAGGGCGTCTTTCACCCGGAAGGCGTTGGATTCCAGCGCGTTCGCCGAACTGTTCCACCCGTCCGGCAGGAACTTCCGGCCCCACCGCGCCCCGTAGTGGCTCATGACCGGCCCCATGAACGCGGTCTTATGCCGCCCCGTCTCACCCACCGTCCACACCACGAAGTCAGCCGGTCCGAGGGCCGCCCGGTACGCCGCGCCCAGCAGCGGCACCGCCACCGCGTCCGGGGCCAGGCTCAGCAGGTCCAGGGAAGCCCGCACCGCTTCGCGCACGTCTTCCAGGGGCCGCGCCGTGCCGTCTTCCTTCTGCGCCGGGTCCGGCAGAGCGTAGGCGGCCAGCCTGCCGCCCAGGTCCACCGTCACGCCGTCCACGCCGCCCGCCTGGCCGATCACCGCGCCCGCCGTGAGGTACAGGGGGCCGTGTTCGGGGTGCTGAATCCATCCCGTGTGCTGGTACACCGTCCGGCGCGGGTAGCCCCGCGCGTTGGAAAGGACCTGTATGGCGTCCCGCGCCTTGTCCTTCTTGCCCTGCCCGGCAGGTAGGCGGGCAACGCCACCCCACTTCGCCACCGGCCAGGCCATGCCGGAAAACTCCGAGGTGGGGACCGTCACCACTGGGGGGAAGAGGGGCGCACCGTCCGGGCGCGTGCCCTCGATCTGGAAGACGCGCCGGGCTTCCCCGCTGCCGTCTTCCTCGATCACTTCCGCCGTGATGAAGGCGGCGAAGTCGGCCAGCGTTTCCACGCTCACCCACTCTTCCCCGTCTTCTTTCTTGAGCGTGAGGGCGCACAGCTTCCCGCCGCGTAAGCCGTAGGCCGTGCGCTTCGAGGTGGGCACGTCCCCCGCTTTGCACCACTGGGGCAGGTCTTCCCCGGCCAGCGTGGGGCCGTCCCGGTCTGCCTGTTCCTTCGCCGGGGGCTGCCAAAAGTGGGCGCGTTCCAGGGCTTCGAGCAGGCTCCGGCCCTTTTCCGCCGCGTACTGTTTTGGCGTGAGGACGCCGGGCCTCTTCGCCGGGTCCAGAACATCGCAGGCGTCATGCGGGGTGAACATCTCCCCCTGCTCAAGGTCCAGGGCGGACGGCGAAGAGAAAACGCCTATGCCCCCCCGCCGGGCCTTCACCTGCCGGACCTGTGCCCCGGTAGACGCGCACACCTTCGCCCAGGCTTCGCGGGCCGCGTCTCCTTCCGGGTCCGGG is from Deinococcus sp. YIM 77859 and encodes:
- a CDS encoding DUF927 domain-containing protein, whose protein sequence is MSALGDALRHPANQPRPLVEWLAAQVNPGADLRGLADGGGVLCDFRPGLEEKNPSLSVSVGAQGTVFKRFGGDGFEGGAVAFAASALGISEGEAARLLIERAGLVDTPPTGEGTKGGRKARPAKKEGGKTRRVDPDAVREKLAAQGPLTPDALAHALRGWVPVTAGEDSPEHGELARRGLAPALASGLLRAYRFAGKIGPKGVPWKTYTLPRHILPGAVAFEVRGPDGQPWAVKVRNPGSKADLEAAKAARYVYLTQGGHSPAWCAPGYMADPTRPALIVEGELNAAAVCVMLEAAGQGHAYRVQGVASAGAWPHLHGLEAGRSVYIYADPDPEGDAAREAWAKVCASTGAQVRQVKARRGGIGVFSSPSALDLEQGEMFTPHDACDVLDPAKRPGVLTPKQYAAEKGRSLLEALERAHFWQPPAKEQADRDGPTLAGEDLPQWCKAGDVPTSKRTAYGLRGGKLCALTLKKEDGEEWVSVETLADFAAFITAEVIEEDGSGEARRVFQIEGTRPDGAPLFPPVVTVPTSEFSGMAWPVAKWGGVARLPAGQGKKDKARDAIQVLSNARGYPRRTVYQHTGWIQHPEHGPLYLTAGAVIGQAGGVDGVTVDLGGRLAAYALPDPAQKEDGTARPLEDVREAVRASLDLLSLAPDAVAVPLLGAAYRAALGPADFVVWTVGETGRHKTAFMGPVMSHYGARWGRKFLPDGWNSSANALESNAFRVKDALFVIDDFKPSGSAGDRARLEGTASRVIQGAADGAGRGTLTADRKTRAALYPRGLIATSAEDLPRGHSNRARLVMVEVRRPLIDSPAKSKAFFEAEEKGGAGVYALALAAFVQGVAARFEGVRVGSPAHVRRVRELSPYFRGQHGRTGDAAAELAYGWEVFLSFAVKVGAVKEGEALALWGRVTAALSETARGQSEHLTEADPVARALALLSGLLAQGRVYLEDLKTGGQPDADAAGLCGWQRVTHRGEHGEEESYRTRPGAVMVGYHVFEGGQDWGLFLPDGLHEALQRAVQGQAAGLLPDAAKLYGNMRDRLAPAGLMKCETEAGGRVRYTAKRKAPDGVRRHFVTLQLTRGTGGEFLGTLGTLGTHGEESTSSTAFGCVPNLNYFSDELGTLGTLRESDPSSSSPSAPAAPALPDADSPEDLEAWAVEL